The following are encoded in a window of Rhizophagus irregularis chromosome 4, complete sequence genomic DNA:
- a CDS encoding uncharacterized protein (SECRETED:cutsite_SQT-AP; SECRETED:prob_0.8849); SECRETED:SignalP(1-25): protein MISRKLFFFAMVTLFCMIFIELSQTAPLIKRQVGKVAFADFEGKVTGRFTWTNIPEEKCRVIGQFNTGLDSPDIGDYKLCIEDVDGKVIQDLTDEFRREVTINPPGSSPFEVDFPSMTVEDVVGDNLVLKFKEYKIGEAKIKSV from the coding sequence ATGATTTCaagaaaattattcttttttgctATGGTCACATTATTTTGTATGATCTTTATAGAATTATCTCAAACCGCTCCATTGATTAAACGTCAAGTGGGTAAAGTTGCTTTCGCTGATTTTGAAGGTAAAGTTACAGGCCGATTCACCTGGACTAATATACCTGAAGAGAAATGTCGAGTTATTGGACAATTTAATACTGGTCTTGATAGTCCGGATATTGGAGATTACAAACTTTGTATAGAAGATGTTGATGGTAAAGTCATACAGGATCTTACCGATGAGTTTAGAAGGGAGGTCACAATCAACCCACCTGGCAGTTCACCTTTTGAAGTAGATTTCCCTTCAATGACTGTTGAGGATGTTGTTGGAGACAACCTTGTGCTTAAATTTAAGGAATATAAAATTGGCGAAGCCAAAATTAAAAGTGTTTAA